The proteins below are encoded in one region of Simkaniaceae bacterium:
- the dnaA gene encoding chromosomal replication initiator protein DnaA, whose amino-acid sequence MLAETGLEECWTQFLDFISKQCSTAEFQNWFAPIKVLELTDHEISLQVPNIFVREYLLDNYKRELASFLPTSESGEPSIVFKIAELKKDSFKTQQTIIPFDEIDIQQEKFESKLNQNYTFHNFIEGPSNQFVKSAALGVAERPGKSYNPLFIHGGVGLGKTHLLHAIGHAICEKHRKMRVQCITTEAFINDLVDSLRNKSIDKMKRFYRSLDVLIVDDIQFLQNRLNFEEEFCNTFESLINQSKQVIISSDKPPSQLKLSERLIARMEWGLVAGIGAPDFETRVAILQHKAEAKGLRIPDSIAYLIAEHIYDNVRQLEGAINKLSAYCKLMGLDVSKEIVERTLSEMFQCAHHQKISVESILKSVSAMFNVRISDLKGTSRSKDIALPRQVAMYLAKELINESLIKLASSFGGKTHSTLLHSWNKIKDQLQRDEILRRQVQMTKQNLGA is encoded by the coding sequence ATGCTCGCCGAAACCGGATTAGAAGAATGTTGGACACAGTTCTTAGATTTTATCAGCAAACAGTGTTCAACTGCTGAATTTCAAAATTGGTTTGCGCCTATTAAGGTGCTCGAATTGACCGATCATGAAATCTCGCTGCAAGTTCCCAATATCTTTGTGCGTGAATATCTTCTCGATAACTACAAAAGAGAGCTAGCCTCCTTTTTGCCGACAAGTGAATCGGGAGAGCCTTCCATTGTATTTAAAATTGCAGAGCTTAAAAAAGATTCTTTTAAGACACAACAAACGATCATCCCCTTTGATGAAATCGATATCCAACAAGAGAAGTTCGAAAGTAAACTCAATCAAAATTATACATTCCATAACTTTATTGAGGGGCCTTCAAACCAATTTGTTAAATCAGCTGCACTCGGTGTCGCCGAAAGACCCGGTAAGTCTTATAATCCCCTCTTCATCCATGGTGGTGTTGGATTAGGGAAAACTCACTTGCTCCACGCCATTGGCCATGCCATTTGCGAAAAGCACCGCAAAATGCGTGTGCAGTGCATTACAACTGAAGCCTTCATCAATGATTTGGTCGATAGCTTGCGCAATAAGTCTATTGATAAAATGAAGCGCTTCTACCGTTCCCTCGACGTCCTGATTGTCGATGATATTCAGTTTTTACAAAACCGCCTCAATTTTGAAGAGGAATTTTGCAATACGTTTGAGAGTTTGATTAATCAATCAAAACAAGTCATTATTTCCTCCGATAAACCCCCAAGTCAACTCAAATTGTCCGAGCGCTTAATCGCCCGTATGGAATGGGGACTTGTTGCCGGAATCGGAGCTCCCGATTTTGAAACGCGCGTTGCCATTCTACAACATAAAGCAGAAGCAAAAGGTTTGCGCATCCCCGATTCCATTGCTTACCTCATCGCCGAGCATATTTATGACAACGTACGCCAACTTGAAGGAGCCATTAACAAGCTCAGCGCCTATTGCAAATTAATGGGACTCGATGTTTCTAAAGAAATCGTTGAAAGAACCCTCAGTGAAATGTTCCAATGCGCTCACCATCAAAAAATTTCAGTAGAGAGTATCTTAAAAAGCGTTTCTGCCATGTTTAACGTGCGCATTAGTGATTTGAAGGGAACATCTCGATCAAAAGATATCGCATTGCCAAGACAAGTTGCGATGTATCTTGCAAAAGAATTGATTAATGAGTCGTTGATTAAACTCGCCTCTTCTTTTGGTGGAAAAACACATTCAACGCTTCTTCATTCATGGAATAAGATCAAAGATCAATTGCAACGCGATGAAATTTTACGCAGACAAGTCCAGATGACAAAACAAAATCTTGGCGCGTAA